In Flavobacteriales bacterium, a single window of DNA contains:
- a CDS encoding HAMP domain-containing protein has translation MSLRNRLTLQFGLLASLVLGIASIAIYFLSADYRKDEFSQRLISRGVNMAKLLIQVEEVDENLLNIIERNNPVRLPEEEILIFNFKDSLIYSSEGLDIELPSKDFLNQVRLGNGIQLNKDKRETEAFLFTDRYDRFVVIVSAIDIYGRRKIQNLGQVLAIVLGSGMIAFFLLGRIYAERALNPIKQLVAEIAGISISNLDKRANEGNGSDEIAQLAISFNAMLARLESAFISQRNFIANASHEMRTPLTAISGQLEVILLKDRTEDEYKVAVESVLQDIHKLNKLANRLLLLAQTGTDAPEANFKSVRVDDILWEARADLIKMKPVYSVEVELDETITDLEELQVSGSDILLKTLVLNMMENGCKYSDDHIVKVSLGIRGEFIELSFADNGIGISESDLKHIFEPFFRSNAIRNRDGHGIGLSLVKRITDLHKGSISVLSELEKGSVFTVSIPLKQL, from the coding sequence ATGAGCCTTCGCAATCGGCTTACGCTTCAATTCGGACTACTAGCATCGCTGGTACTTGGCATCGCTTCCATCGCTATTTATTTCCTTTCTGCTGATTATAGGAAGGATGAATTTTCGCAACGGCTGATCAGTCGAGGCGTGAACATGGCCAAGCTGCTTATTCAGGTAGAAGAAGTGGATGAGAATCTTCTGAATATCATTGAACGCAATAATCCGGTTCGCTTACCCGAGGAGGAAATTCTGATTTTTAACTTTAAAGATAGCCTCATCTATAGTTCTGAAGGTTTGGATATCGAATTGCCTTCAAAGGATTTCCTGAATCAGGTTCGGTTAGGAAACGGCATTCAGCTAAACAAAGACAAGCGCGAAACCGAGGCGTTCTTATTTACCGATCGCTACGATCGATTTGTGGTCATCGTTTCGGCCATCGATATTTATGGAAGGAGGAAAATTCAAAACCTCGGACAGGTTTTGGCTATCGTGCTGGGCTCGGGAATGATCGCCTTTTTTCTTCTTGGAAGAATTTATGCCGAGCGGGCGCTGAATCCGATCAAACAGTTGGTGGCCGAAATTGCAGGCATTTCCATCAGTAATTTGGATAAACGGGCCAATGAAGGAAATGGCTCGGACGAGATTGCACAACTCGCCATTTCGTTCAATGCCATGCTTGCCAGATTAGAATCTGCCTTCATTTCGCAGCGCAATTTCATTGCAAATGCGAGTCACGAAATGCGCACTCCACTCACGGCTATTTCGGGGCAGCTTGAAGTTATTCTCTTAAAAGACCGCACAGAGGATGAATATAAAGTGGCTGTTGAATCGGTGCTACAAGACATTCATAAACTCAATAAACTAGCCAACCGATTGTTGCTGTTGGCACAGACAGGAACGGATGCGCCTGAAGCCAATTTCAAATCGGTACGTGTAGATGACATTCTGTGGGAAGCGCGTGCAGACCTTATTAAGATGAAACCGGTTTATTCCGTTGAAGTGGAATTGGATGAAACAATTACCGACCTCGAAGAGCTTCAAGTTTCGGGAAGTGATATTCTTCTTAAAACACTTGTGTTGAACATGATGGAAAACGGTTGCAAGTATTCGGATGATCATATCGTTAAAGTTTCGTTGGGTATCCGTGGCGAATTCATCGAGCTTTCCTTTGCAGACAATGGAATTGGAATTTCTGAATCTGATCTGAAACACATTTTTGAACCATTCTTTCGATCGAACGCTATTCGGAATCGAGATGGTCATGGCATCGGACTGTCGCTGGTTAAGCGCATTACAGATCTTCATAAAGGTTCAATCAGCGTATTGAGTGAACTTGAAAAAGGCTCTGTTTTTACTGTGAGTATTCCACTCAAACAGCTTTAA